A region of Clostridiisalibacter paucivorans DSM 22131 DNA encodes the following proteins:
- a CDS encoding D-alanine--D-alanine ligase family protein: MKKRVGVLFGGRTVEHEVSVITGLQVMENMDKTKYEPVPIYIDKKGKWYTGEELKKFDTFKNKEFGNTKEIVITATHDDKNLYNHPNKIGMFSKKVLDSIDVIFPAMHGTNGEDGTIQGILELINVPYVGAGVMSSAVGMDKIIMKSVFKAEALPIVDHIWFYRKKWIKDRDTIIKDVEDKLEYPVFVKPANLGSSVGITKATDVDKLIDAIEVAIRYDRKILVENAVVNPREINCAVMGKDDELKASFCEEPLGWKDLLSYEDKYINSDVKGGKGQKRVIPAELSDKMTEDIQNFAKRAFNSLDCRGNARIDFLIDENDNIFVNEINTLPGSVAFYLWEPMGITFKDMITELIDIAEDAHGEKNDNMYSYDVDLFNKKANIGGVKK; this comes from the coding sequence ATGAAAAAAAGGGTAGGTGTATTGTTTGGAGGTAGGACTGTTGAGCATGAGGTGTCAGTGATAACTGGCCTCCAGGTAATGGAAAATATGGATAAGACTAAATATGAACCTGTGCCTATATATATAGATAAAAAAGGAAAGTGGTATACTGGAGAAGAATTAAAGAAATTTGATACTTTCAAAAATAAAGAATTTGGCAATACAAAGGAAATAGTAATAACTGCTACCCATGATGATAAAAATCTATATAATCATCCCAATAAAATAGGAATGTTTTCTAAAAAGGTATTGGATAGTATTGATGTGATTTTTCCTGCAATGCATGGAACAAATGGAGAAGATGGAACTATACAGGGAATATTAGAACTTATAAATGTACCATATGTGGGGGCAGGAGTTATGTCATCGGCTGTAGGTATGGATAAAATTATTATGAAGTCAGTTTTTAAAGCGGAAGCCCTACCTATTGTTGATCATATTTGGTTTTATAGGAAGAAATGGATAAAAGATAGAGATACAATTATTAAAGATGTAGAAGACAAACTTGAATATCCTGTATTTGTAAAACCCGCAAATTTAGGTTCCAGTGTAGGCATAACTAAAGCCACAGATGTAGATAAGCTTATAGATGCTATAGAGGTAGCTATAAGATATGATAGAAAGATTTTAGTGGAAAATGCTGTTGTTAATCCCAGAGAAATAAATTGTGCAGTGATGGGTAAGGATGATGAGTTAAAGGCATCTTTCTGTGAAGAACCTTTGGGCTGGAAGGATTTACTTTCATATGAAGATAAATATATCAATAGCGATGTAAAAGGTGGAAAGGGTCAAAAGAGGGTTATACCAGCAGAGTTATCTGATAAGATGACAGAGGATATACAAAATTTTGCTAAAAGGGCATTTAATTCATTAGACTGTAGAGGTAATGCCAGAATAGATTTCTTAATAGATGAAAATGATAATATTTTTGTAAATGAAATAAATACCTTACCTGGTTCAGTTGCATTTTATTTGTGGGAACCTATGGGCATAACATTTAAGGATATGATAACTGAACTTATAGATATAGCTGAAGACGCCCATGGAGAAAAGAATGATAATATGTATTCCTATGATGTAGACCTATTTAATAAAAAGGCCAATATAGGAGGAGTAAAGAAATAA
- a CDS encoding DctP family TRAP transporter solute-binding subunit translates to MKKKHVFLLLVLVIVLLTAGIFYKEDYNKKNPTSSGPIVIRLSHVANETSPIHLSCVYFEEILEERSQGKFDVQVYPNSQLGGDRQAVEAVSLGSITASFPGTAVLAGFEPKFMVGDLPFIFKTREAAYKAFDNELGYELNKLLEPHNLVNLGYGETGYRHITNSVKAISSPDDLAGISIRTMENPIHMASFRAWGANPTPISFSELFTALQQNTIDAQENPLQIISSSRFYEVQDYLSLTGHFFASGSLLFNKEFLDNLPQDLNTMLRECAREMIEYERKITQEMEKEFLQELEAAGMNINEVSPEQKDLFIEMSQSVYEEYEDMLGKRLIELAKKYND, encoded by the coding sequence ATGAAGAAGAAGCACGTGTTTCTGTTATTGGTACTAGTTATTGTACTTTTGACAGCTGGTATATTCTATAAAGAAGATTATAATAAAAAAAATCCCACTTCATCTGGTCCCATTGTCATTAGGCTTTCTCATGTAGCAAATGAGACATCTCCCATACACTTATCCTGTGTCTATTTTGAGGAAATTTTAGAAGAAAGATCTCAAGGTAAATTTGATGTACAAGTATATCCCAATAGCCAATTGGGTGGAGATAGACAAGCAGTGGAAGCAGTAAGCCTTGGATCTATAACTGCATCTTTTCCAGGAACAGCAGTTTTAGCTGGTTTTGAACCTAAATTTATGGTTGGAGACTTGCCTTTTATCTTTAAAACACGTGAGGCAGCATATAAAGCATTTGATAATGAACTAGGTTATGAACTAAATAAATTACTTGAACCACATAATCTTGTTAATTTAGGATATGGAGAAACTGGTTATAGACATATAACAAACAGCGTGAAAGCGATTTCCTCGCCAGATGATTTAGCTGGCATTTCTATTAGAACCATGGAAAACCCTATACATATGGCATCATTTAGAGCATGGGGAGCAAATCCTACTCCAATTAGCTTTTCAGAATTGTTTACTGCTTTACAGCAAAATACCATTGATGCACAGGAAAACCCATTACAAATAATAAGCTCTTCAAGATTTTATGAAGTACAAGATTATTTATCTTTAACTGGACATTTTTTTGCATCAGGAAGTTTATTATTTAATAAAGAATTTCTTGACAATCTTCCACAGGATTTAAACACGATGTTAAGAGAATGTGCCAGGGAAATGATTGAATATGAAAGAAAGATTACTCAAGAAATGGAAAAAGAATTTTTGCAAGAACTAGAGGCGGCAGGGATGAATATAAATGAGGTAAGTCCAGAACAAAAAGATTTATTTATTGAGATGTCACAATCTGTTTATGAAGAGTATGAAGATATGTTGGGAAAGAGGCTAATAGAATTAGCTAAAAAATATAATGATTAG
- a CDS encoding GntR family transcriptional regulator encodes MKQLPKIKVKGTLTERTFEILKDAIINLELKPGELIKEEEISKQIGVSRTPIRAAFNRLVYEGLLKIVPGKGTFVAELTEKQVEDLLSVRELLEGLSIELAATLRTEEDLKNMRYILHRQEEALTGEFKSKKVFLDIDSELHNYIAGISQNEYLQKQLSSILMNSRRFLNATTADTFFLEVIREHKELYKYIENQNTEKAKEHMQNHIHNIKMRMIKNLNIQKD; translated from the coding sequence ATGAAACAATTACCTAAAATAAAAGTAAAGGGAACATTGACTGAAAGAACATTCGAGATTTTAAAGGATGCCATTATAAATCTTGAATTAAAACCAGGAGAATTGATAAAAGAAGAAGAGATATCCAAACAAATAGGTGTATCTAGAACCCCTATTAGGGCGGCTTTTAATCGTCTAGTATATGAAGGACTTCTTAAAATTGTTCCAGGTAAAGGTACATTTGTAGCAGAATTGACCGAAAAGCAAGTTGAAGACCTTTTAAGTGTTAGAGAACTATTAGAAGGTCTTTCCATTGAATTGGCGGCTACATTGAGAACAGAAGAAGATCTGAAAAATATGAGATATATATTACATAGACAGGAAGAGGCATTAACAGGGGAATTTAAAAGTAAGAAAGTTTTTTTAGATATTGATTCAGAATTACACAATTATATAGCTGGAATCAGTCAAAATGAATACTTGCAGAAGCAGTTATCAAGCATTCTTATGAATTCTAGACGTTTTTTAAATGCAACCACAGCAGATACATTTTTTTTAGAAGTGATAAGAGAACATAAAGAATTGTATAAATATATAGAAAATCAAAACACAGAAAAAGCAAAGGAACATATGCAGAATCATATCCATAATATCAAAATGCGTATGATCAAAAATTTAAATATTCAGAAGGATTAG
- the rnr gene encoding ribonuclease R, with protein MSTKEKLLAFMEEKAYKPLVNKELAEIFDIDKEQRKSFYKILDEMEKEGLVIKTREDTYGIPEKMNLIVGKLQGNPKGFGFLLPEDKDCSDVFISPNDLNGALHGDKVIVRLNKKSNIDRKPEGEVIRILERANEKIVGTFEKNKNFGFVIPDDQRISMDVFVPKSEINSAKTNQKVVVEITRWPEKRRNPEGKIVEVLGYIDEAGTDVLSIVRKYNLSEEFPEKVLNEAENIPEKVNDEDLIGRLDLRDKTIFTIDGADAKDLDDAISVEKLDNGNYMLGVHIADVTNYVKENSPLDKEALSRGTSVYLVDRVIPMLPKRLSNGICSLNPNTPRLTLSVFMEIDKKGKIIDHRVAESVIESKERLVYTDISDILEKDDENLKERYAHIMKDIEVMAELYNILKKKREDRGSIDFDFDEAYIVLDEEGKPVNIKKAERRIANGIIEEFMLACNETVAEYMYWSQIPFVYRIHEDPDEAKINEFNKFIYNFGYTIKGLQNVHPKDLQILIKKIKGKKEETVINTIMLRSLKKARYSVENEGHFGLATDNYCHFTSPIRRYPDLQIHRIIKKFINNRMSTKKIEKLRKILPEVADQCSQRERLADEAERETDELKMVEYMSKRLGEEYEGIISGVTSFGMFVELDNTIEGLVHISTLTDDYYTFDEENYSLIGDMTKKTYRIGDLVKIRVANTNINKREIDFILV; from the coding sequence ATGAGTACTAAGGAAAAGTTATTGGCATTTATGGAGGAAAAGGCTTATAAACCTTTAGTTAATAAGGAATTGGCTGAAATATTTGATATAGATAAAGAACAGCGAAAATCTTTTTATAAAATACTAGATGAAATGGAAAAAGAGGGCCTAGTTATAAAGACTAGGGAGGATACTTATGGTATACCTGAAAAGATGAATTTAATAGTAGGAAAATTACAAGGAAATCCTAAAGGATTCGGTTTTTTATTGCCAGAGGACAAAGATTGTTCAGATGTGTTTATTTCTCCAAATGATTTAAATGGAGCATTGCATGGTGATAAAGTTATTGTTAGATTAAATAAAAAAAGTAATATAGATAGAAAGCCTGAGGGAGAAGTAATAAGGATTTTAGAACGGGCAAATGAAAAAATAGTGGGTACCTTTGAGAAAAACAAAAACTTTGGCTTTGTAATACCCGATGATCAAAGAATAAGTATGGATGTTTTTGTGCCAAAGAGTGAGATAAATAGTGCAAAAACTAATCAAAAGGTAGTAGTAGAGATAACAAGATGGCCAGAAAAAAGAAGGAATCCTGAGGGGAAAATAGTAGAGGTATTAGGATATATAGATGAAGCAGGTACAGATGTTTTGTCAATAGTTAGAAAATATAATTTATCAGAGGAATTTCCAGAGAAGGTTCTAAATGAAGCTGAAAACATACCAGAGAAAGTAAATGATGAAGATTTAATAGGAAGACTTGATTTAAGAGATAAGACCATATTTACTATAGATGGTGCAGATGCTAAAGATTTAGATGATGCTATATCTGTAGAAAAATTGGATAACGGCAATTATATGTTAGGAGTACATATAGCCGATGTAACTAATTATGTAAAAGAAAACAGCCCTTTAGACAAAGAGGCATTAAGTAGAGGTACCAGTGTATATCTAGTTGATAGAGTAATTCCCATGTTGCCAAAGAGGTTGTCTAATGGCATATGTAGTTTAAATCCCAATACTCCTAGATTGACTCTTTCAGTATTTATGGAAATAGATAAGAAAGGTAAGATAATAGACCATAGAGTAGCAGAATCTGTAATAGAAAGTAAAGAAAGGCTGGTATATACAGATATATCTGATATATTAGAAAAGGATGATGAGAATCTTAAAGAGAGATATGCTCATATAATGAAGGATATAGAAGTCATGGCAGAACTTTATAATATATTGAAGAAAAAAAGAGAAGATAGAGGAAGCATAGATTTTGATTTTGATGAAGCATATATAGTGTTAGATGAAGAAGGAAAGCCTGTAAATATAAAAAAGGCTGAGAGAAGAATAGCCAATGGTATAATAGAAGAATTCATGCTGGCTTGTAATGAAACGGTGGCAGAATATATGTACTGGTCTCAAATACCCTTTGTATATAGGATACATGAAGATCCAGATGAGGCAAAAATTAATGAGTTTAATAAATTTATATATAACTTTGGATATACAATAAAGGGTTTACAAAATGTGCATCCTAAAGACTTACAAATACTGATAAAGAAAATAAAAGGTAAAAAGGAAGAGACAGTTATAAATACTATTATGCTCAGGTCATTGAAAAAGGCTAGATATAGTGTGGAAAATGAAGGACATTTTGGGTTGGCAACTGATAATTATTGTCATTTCACCTCTCCCATAAGAAGATACCCAGACCTACAGATACACAGAATAATAAAGAAATTTATAAATAATAGAATGTCTACTAAGAAGATAGAGAAATTAAGAAAAATATTACCTGAAGTAGCTGATCAGTGTTCTCAGAGAGAGAGACTAGCAGATGAAGCAGAGAGGGAAACAGATGAGCTGAAGATGGTAGAATATATGAGTAAAAGACTAGGAGAAGAATATGAGGGTATAATATCAGGGGTTACATCCTTTGGTATGTTTGTGGAATTAGATAACACTATAGAAGGGTTGGTACATATAAGTACATTGACCGATGATTATTATACCTTTGATGAAGAGAATTATAGTCTTATAGGGGATATGACTAAAAAGACATATAGAATAGGTGATTTAGTAAAAATACGAGTAGCAAATACTAATATAAATAAAAGAGAGATAGACTTTATATTAGTTTAG
- a CDS encoding alpha/beta fold hydrolase yields MHIDIDGLRINYICEGEGENVLILHGWGANIDTVIPIYNHIKDRYKVWALDLPGFGQSDRPLTVWGSEEYADFIKKFVDKLNIKDIILMGHSHGGRVSIMLANKYPDILSKMVLIDSAGIIPKRKPKYYLKVYTFKIMKGIYNLLFFWKEKDKRLEKFYKRYGSQDYRAADGIMRKIMVKVINENLRPYLKNINVPTLLVWGRDDDATPLYMGKIMENEIEGSGLVVLDNAGHYSYIDQMYTFNRVIDSFLDSSS; encoded by the coding sequence CATATGTGAAGGTGAAGGAGAAAATGTCCTTATTCTTCATGGATGGGGGGCAAATATAGATACAGTTATACCTATATATAATCATATTAAAGATAGGTATAAGGTATGGGCATTGGATTTACCAGGATTTGGTCAAAGTGATAGACCTCTAACTGTATGGGGTTCTGAAGAATATGCTGACTTTATAAAAAAATTTGTAGATAAATTGAATATTAAGGATATAATACTTATGGGTCACTCCCACGGGGGCAGGGTATCTATAATGTTAGCCAATAAATATCCAGATATTTTAAGCAAAATGGTACTTATAGACAGTGCAGGTATAATTCCAAAGAGGAAACCTAAATATTATCTTAAAGTATATACATTTAAAATAATGAAGGGAATATATAATCTATTATTTTTTTGGAAGGAAAAGGATAAGAGATTAGAGAAGTTTTATAAGAGATATGGCTCACAGGATTATAGAGCGGCCGATGGAATTATGAGAAAAATAATGGTTAAAGTAATAAATGAAAACTTAAGACCATATTTAAAAAATATAAATGTACCAACATTATTAGTATGGGGAAGGGATGATGATGCTACTCCACTTTATATGGGAAAAATAATGGAAAATGAAATAGAGGGTAGCGGTCTAGTAGTATTGGATAATGCAGGGCATTATTCTTATATAGACCAGATGTATACATTTAATAGGGTTATAGATAGTTTTTTGGATAGTAGTAGTTAG
- a CDS encoding TRAP transporter large permease, protein MIILLFILLAVFVSISLPIGISLGLATLTTVLFATNIDPIMIAQNSFTALDSFTLMAIPFFMLAGNFMRYGGVSKRLLNLADHVIGFITGGLGMVTTLTCMFFAAISGSGPATVSAVGSFMMPAMKDEGYDGGYAAALTAAAGTIGVVIPPSIPFVIYGVVTGTSIGSLFLAGIIPGILMGVALMFLNYRIAKKNGWSGKGDRPTLKSVFVAVKDAFWALLSPLIILGGIYSGYFTPTEAAAISCVYTWIIGTFVYKEIRKKQLFDCLKDTVVIAGATSFMIGLSSGFGTLLTMEQVPGTVANALINFSSSKLVILLLINIFLLIVGMFIDNISSCTILAPIFLPVAIALDIDPIHFGIIMTMNLAIGFITPPYGANLFIASAVGKIPMEGIIKYIWPIIGTIIFVLLLTTFIPQLSMLLV, encoded by the coding sequence ATGATAATTTTATTATTTATATTGCTAGCTGTATTTGTAAGTATTAGCTTGCCAATTGGTATATCACTTGGCTTGGCAACGTTAACTACTGTATTGTTTGCAACTAATATAGATCCAATTATGATTGCACAAAATTCTTTTACAGCTTTAGATTCTTTTACATTGATGGCAATACCATTTTTTATGTTGGCAGGGAATTTCATGAGATATGGTGGCGTTTCCAAAAGATTATTAAATTTAGCTGATCATGTAATAGGATTTATAACTGGTGGGCTTGGAATGGTAACAACATTGACTTGTATGTTTTTTGCTGCTATTTCTGGTTCGGGACCAGCTACAGTATCAGCAGTGGGATCTTTTATGATGCCAGCTATGAAAGATGAAGGATATGACGGAGGATATGCGGCAGCACTAACAGCTGCAGCTGGAACTATTGGTGTAGTTATTCCACCATCTATACCATTTGTAATTTATGGTGTAGTAACTGGCACATCTATTGGAAGTCTTTTTTTAGCAGGAATTATTCCTGGTATATTGATGGGAGTAGCTTTGATGTTTTTAAATTATAGAATCGCCAAAAAAAATGGATGGTCTGGTAAAGGTGATAGACCTACGTTAAAATCTGTTTTTGTAGCAGTAAAAGATGCATTTTGGGCATTATTAAGTCCTCTAATTATATTGGGTGGTATATATAGTGGATATTTTACACCCACAGAGGCAGCAGCTATTTCATGTGTATATACTTGGATTATTGGAACATTTGTATACAAAGAGATTAGGAAAAAACAACTATTTGATTGTTTAAAAGATACAGTTGTTATAGCAGGTGCAACATCATTTATGATTGGATTATCTTCAGGATTTGGAACTCTATTGACTATGGAACAGGTACCGGGAACTGTGGCAAATGCATTGATTAATTTTTCAAGCAGTAAATTAGTTATTTTATTGTTGATAAATATATTTTTACTAATAGTAGGAATGTTTATTGATAATATTTCAAGTTGTACTATTTTAGCACCTATATTTTTGCCAGTGGCAATAGCTCTAGATATTGATCCAATTCATTTTGGTATTATTATGACTATGAATTTGGCTATTGGCTTTATTACACCTCCATATGGAGCAAATCTATTTATTGCGTCAGCAGTTGGAAAGATACCTATGGAAGGTATTATTAAATATATATGGCCAATTATTGGAACTATTATATTTGTACTATTATTGACAACTTTTATTCCACAATTGTCCATGTTATTAGTATAA
- a CDS encoding pyridoxal phosphate-dependent aminotransferase has protein sequence MKDCNERLKAMPFGGLYEIFGRANKLEEQGKRVIHMEIGRPDYDSPDFAKEGVKKALDKGQVHYTDINGIKPLRKAICEKEERRFGLKYDYETEISVMCGAAEVIGVIMLTMLNPGEEIICPSPFFSAYREQAIIAGVKLVEVPVLMVDNWELRIEEIEKRITKNTKMILLNSPNNPAGYVLDKENLQKIANIAKERDLIVVSDECYDEFIYGQEHVSISTLEDMRERTLVVKSTSKSFSMTGWRVGYVLGPLNAIKYINKVHQNFSTCVTAFAQWGAVEAFKHGDNFIDDMVKEFKRRGDYLYDAFTKIDGLKMIKPKGAFYAFPDITAFGMTETDFCNYLMDEAGVVGVPGTAFGDYGKGHIRLAYCRSYEDIVEACYKIKEALGKL, from the coding sequence ATGAAAGATTGTAATGAAAGATTGAAAGCAATGCCTTTTGGAGGACTATATGAGATATTTGGAAGAGCAAATAAATTAGAAGAACAAGGAAAAAGGGTTATACATATGGAAATTGGTAGGCCAGACTATGATTCACCAGATTTTGCTAAGGAAGGAGTAAAAAAGGCTCTAGATAAAGGACAAGTTCATTATACAGATATTAATGGTATTAAACCTTTAAGGAAAGCTATTTGTGAAAAGGAAGAAAGACGTTTTGGTCTTAAATATGATTATGAAACAGAAATCAGTGTAATGTGTGGAGCAGCAGAGGTTATAGGTGTAATTATGTTGACTATGTTGAACCCTGGAGAAGAAATTATTTGTCCCAGTCCTTTCTTTTCAGCTTATAGAGAACAAGCCATTATAGCTGGAGTTAAATTAGTAGAAGTACCCGTACTTATGGTTGATAATTGGGAATTGAGAATAGAGGAAATAGAAAAGAGAATAACTAAAAATACAAAGATGATATTACTTAATTCACCTAATAATCCAGCAGGATATGTCTTGGATAAGGAAAACTTACAGAAGATTGCAAACATAGCCAAAGAAAGGGATTTGATAGTCGTATCTGATGAATGTTATGATGAATTTATTTATGGACAAGAACATGTTTCTATTTCAACATTAGAAGATATGAGGGAAAGAACTTTAGTAGTAAAATCCACTTCTAAATCATTTTCCATGACAGGTTGGAGAGTGGGATATGTACTTGGACCGTTAAATGCAATCAAATATATAAATAAAGTGCATCAAAATTTTTCTACCTGTGTTACAGCATTTGCTCAATGGGGTGCTGTAGAAGCGTTTAAACATGGTGATAATTTTATTGATGATATGGTAAAAGAATTTAAAAGAAGGGGAGATTATCTATATGATGCCTTCACTAAAATAGATGGATTAAAAATGATAAAACCCAAGGGTGCATTTTATGCATTTCCTGATATCACAGCATTTGGAATGACTGAGACGGATTTTTGTAATTATTTAATGGATGAAGCAGGGGTTGTAGGAGTCCCAGGAACGGCCTTTGGAGATTATGGAAAAGGTCATATAAGATTGGCATATTGTCGTTCTTATGAAGATATTGTAGAAGCCTGCTATAAAATCAAAGAGGCTTTAGGAAAACTATAG
- a CDS encoding UDP-N-acetylmuramoyl-tripeptide--D-alanyl-D-alanine ligase → MDIILNNLGIIGAILFVIWLIPMYWTSRYTLHMMQLEGYRNNQYKRWLKESGKNVFSNKVRNSAIALFLLEIIVILIDSKILLLPMILLFLLFCFLLVEDFKSKNAKKDLVFTKRAKRLFIAIIAINLIIMLIYGLVVINFSDRPFDLILIGSLLIIYGIPQTIILANLLVLPIEKRINKYYYDMAYNKVRNFENMNIVGITGSFGKTSTKFITAEILRHKYNVLNTPESYNTPMGISKVINNTLDDSYEAFVVEMGARNIGDIDELAKLVGPKIGVLTSIGPTHLETFKNIENIMKTKYELIENLPADGIAIFNYDNKYVRKLADKTFKEKILYGIKDHEYLDIYAKDIEVNEGGSTFILSDKEGNSVKCSSKLLGKHNISNILAGVAVANAMGMNLDDISKGISKVEPIPHRLQLINPGTGVIIIDDAFNSNPVGAKAALEVLNQFKEGRKVIVTPGMVELGDREEEENKEFGKNISKVCDFVILVGEKRTRPIYQGLVEQKFNKDNIFVVKTLDESTGVIQSLVKEKDVVLFENDLPDNYNE, encoded by the coding sequence ATGGATATCATTTTAAATAATTTAGGGATTATAGGAGCTATATTATTTGTTATATGGTTAATACCTATGTATTGGACATCAAGATATACATTACATATGATGCAATTGGAGGGATACAGAAATAATCAATATAAAAGGTGGCTAAAGGAATCTGGTAAAAATGTATTTTCAAATAAGGTAAGGAATAGTGCCATTGCGTTATTCTTATTAGAGATAATAGTTATACTAATAGATTCTAAGATACTTTTATTACCAATGATATTGTTGTTCTTACTATTTTGTTTTTTATTAGTGGAAGATTTTAAAAGTAAAAACGCTAAAAAGGACTTAGTATTTACTAAAAGGGCTAAAAGATTATTTATAGCTATTATAGCAATAAATTTAATTATTATGCTGATATATGGATTAGTTGTCATAAATTTTAGTGATAGACCCTTTGATCTTATATTAATAGGTTCATTACTTATAATTTATGGTATTCCTCAGACTATAATATTAGCCAATTTACTAGTATTACCCATAGAAAAAAGAATAAATAAATATTATTATGATATGGCATATAATAAAGTAAGAAACTTTGAAAATATGAATATAGTTGGTATTACTGGTAGTTTTGGCAAGACATCTACCAAATTTATCACTGCTGAAATATTAAGGCATAAATATAATGTATTAAACACACCAGAAAGCTATAATACCCCTATGGGTATAAGTAAAGTTATAAATAATACCCTTGATGATAGTTATGAGGCCTTTGTAGTAGAGATGGGAGCTAGGAATATAGGTGATATAGATGAATTAGCTAAACTTGTAGGACCTAAAATAGGTGTACTTACTTCCATAGGACCTACCCATCTAGAGACATTTAAAAACATAGAAAACATAATGAAAACTAAATATGAACTGATAGAGAATCTACCTGCTGATGGTATAGCAATATTCAATTATGATAATAAATATGTAAGGAAATTAGCAGATAAGACTTTTAAAGAAAAGATATTATATGGTATAAAAGACCATGAATATTTAGATATATATGCTAAAGATATAGAAGTTAATGAGGGCGGCTCTACTTTTATATTGTCAGATAAAGAAGGTAATAGTGTAAAGTGTAGTAGCAAATTGTTAGGCAAGCACAATATATCCAATATATTGGCAGGGGTAGCAGTGGCCAATGCAATGGGAATGAATTTAGATGATATATCTAAGGGGATATCTAAGGTAGAGCCTATTCCTCATAGACTACAATTAATCAATCCAGGTACAGGTGTGATTATTATAGATGATGCTTTTAATTCTAATCCTGTGGGTGCCAAGGCAGCGTTAGAGGTTTTAAATCAATTTAAAGAAGGAAGAAAGGTTATAGTTACTCCAGGTATGGTGGAATTAGGAGACAGAGAAGAAGAGGAAAATAAGGAATTTGGCAAGAATATAAGTAAGGTTTGTGATTTCGTAATACTAGTTGGTGAAAAGAGAACTAGGCCAATATACCAAGGTCTTGTTGAACAAAAGTTTAATAAGGACAATATATTTGTTGTAAAGACACTGGATGAATCCACTGGAGTTATTCAGAGTTTAGTAAAAGAGAAAGATGTAGTATTATTTGAAAATGATTTACCCGATAATTATAATGAATAA
- a CDS encoding TRAP transporter small permease — translation MKVLKWLDENLETYFLIGTLVFMVVIISLQVFLRTFFDFSFTWAEEIARYVMLYQIWIGASLAVKEDAHLRITTFRDKYSKKGKMNFEIFIIVLWTVFAGFMTIKSGQLVKILFNRGQVSPAMQIPMGYAYASVTVGCGLMIFRLLQKLYHEVKN, via the coding sequence TTGAAAGTTTTGAAATGGCTAGATGAAAATTTAGAAACATATTTTCTTATTGGAACATTGGTATTCATGGTTGTGATTATTTCTTTACAAGTTTTTTTACGGACTTTTTTTGATTTTTCATTTACATGGGCTGAAGAAATTGCTCGGTATGTAATGTTGTATCAAATTTGGATAGGGGCTTCTCTAGCGGTGAAAGAGGATGCACATTTGAGGATCACTACTTTCAGAGATAAATATTCTAAAAAAGGAAAAATGAATTTTGAAATTTTTATTATAGTGTTATGGACAGTATTTGCTGGATTTATGACTATTAAATCGGGTCAATTAGTAAAGATATTGTTTAATAGAGGACAAGTATCTCCCGCTATGCAAATACCAATGGGATATGCTTATGCTTCCGTTACCGTTGGTTGTGGTCTGATGATATTTAGATTACTACAAAAACTATACCATGAGGTCAAAAATTAG